The bacterium region CGCAGGACGTCTACGGCGAGCTGAAAATGGGATTGACAGTGCATAGCCCCAAAGCTAACATCGGCGTCATCAGGCCTCTCCTGGCCCGCTTTCCGCAGAGGAACTGGCCGGGTTTCAACAGGTTGGAGGAAGTGGTCCTGCCGTCCCAGCCCGCGGTGCAGCGTCTGGTGCACCGTCTGCGCGAACTGGCACCGGTGGCCCTGCTCTGCGGCAGCGGTGCGGCGGCCTTCGGGGCCTTCGGGGCCGGACGCGATATGACGGAGATCGTCGAGGAGTTTCGGCAGGCCGGCCTGTGGGTGCGGCTGGTCGGACCCCATCCGGCCGGCGTCGTGCCGGGGAAGGGGTAATCCTGGACGGCCCTCGCGGTGTCTGCTTGGTCACGACTGCCTGGTCACGACCGATTGGTCATGCAACGGAGAGGGAGACATTTTGGATATTTCCGAAATCAGGATTACTTTGCGCGACGACAACAAGCTCAAGGGCTTTGCCAGCATCACGTTGGACAATGCCTTCGTCATTCGGGGCCTCAAGGTCATCGAGGGCGCGTCGGGCCTGTTCATCGCCATGCCGAGTCGCAAGCGCAAGGACGGAACGTTCCAGGATATCGCCCATCCGATCAACATGGCGACCCGGGAGTGGATGGAGAACCAGGTCATCGCCGCGTACCGGCAGGAGCTGCAACGGGTCGAGAACGGGGAGATCCCGCCTCCGAGCCGGCACGCCCACTACGATGACGACGACGGCGACGCGATGATGGAGGAGCGCTTCTAGGCCGGACGGCGCCCGCACGGCGGGTGGCCGGAGCGGCGTCGCCGCTGCGGACACGGCTTGGGTTGGGGCGTCGTCAAGTGGTAAGACACGAGGTTTTGGTCCTCGCATTCGCGGGTTCGAATCCTGCCGCCCCAACCATCCCCCTCCGGTCAGCCCGCTTCGGCGGGCTTTTTTCGTGCCGGATGGTGCGTGGTCGCGGGGAAGTCGCGACCGGGGGCCGTTTTCGGATTGCCCCGCCCCGGCCTTTTTTGTACTGTTGCCCCCCGACAGCCTGACGACCCCGCTCCGGGCTGGCTCCGCCCGGCTGGCGCACCCACCAGCGAAGGAAGACTCATGTCCAACAACCTGGTCGTGATCAGCGGCACGGCCCACCCCGAGATCGGCCGCCGCATCGCCGAGAACCTGGGCATCTCGCCCCTGAACATCGAGGCGACGCGGTTCTCCGACGGCGAGATCTCCATCAAGCTGCTCGAGAACATCCGCGGCACCGACGCCTTCATCGTCCAGCCGACCATGCCACCGGCCGAGAACATCATCGAACTGCTGCTGCTCATCGACGCCGTGAAGCGGGCCTCGTGCCGTCGGGTCACGGCCGTGATCCCGTACTTCGGCTACGCCCGGCAGGACCGCAAGGACCAGCCGCGCGTGCCCATCGCGGCGAAGGTCATGGCCGACCTGATCTCCACGGCGGGGGCCGACCGGGTGCTGACCATCGACCTGCACGCGCCGCAGATCCAGGGCTTCTTCAACATCCCCCTCGACCACATCTACTCGGCGCCCGTGCTGCTCTCGCACTTCAAGGACAAGCCGCGGGAGAACCTGGCGGTCGTGGCGCCGGACGTGGGCTCGATCAAGATGGCCCGCTCCTTCGCCAAGCGTCTCGATGCGGGCCTGGCCATCATCGACAAGCGCCGCCCGCGCCCCAACGAGGCCGTGGTCATGAACTTCATCGGCGACGTCGAGGGCAAGGACGTGGTCATCTTCGACGACATGATCGACACCGCCGGCACCCTGACCGACGCCGCCCGGGTGTGCTACGAGGTGCACGGGGCCCTTTCGGTCACGGCGGTCTGCACCCACCCGATCCTGTCGGGTCGGGCGCTCGAGCGGCTGAACGAGTCGCCCATCCGCGAGGTGGTGGTGACCAACACGATCCCCTTCGACCGCCAGGAGCAGTGCGAGAAGATCAAGGTGCTGGACATCGCGCCCCTGCTCGCCGAGGCCATCGAGCGGATCCACCTCGAGAAGACGGTCAGCGCCCTCTTCGTCTAGCCGGCCCGCCGCCACCCCCGGCCGGCCGGGCGCCCGCTCGCGCCCGGCCGGCTTGACACGCCGCCGGGCGGGTGCTTATTTAGGCGGTCATTTTGCGGATCGTTTCGTCGCCGTCGGGGGTAGCGCCCCGGGGGGCCCCGCGGGGCCGGCGGGACCGACGGTCCACCTTGCAGGCCGGAGCCGGCGCGGCGTTCCCGCGTGACGGTCGAGAGCCGGGAGGATCCTTGTCGCCACGGGCGGCGAGCCCTCTGAACGGGTCGGCAAGCCCAGGGCGCCGTCCCTGTCCCGTTGGAGCAGACGCCATGAGTCTCGTGAACCTGAACATCTTCCCCCGCACCACCACCGGCAAGAACGCCAACCGCCGCACCCGGGCCGCCGGCCGCGTGCCCGCCATCGTGTACGGTCACGAGCGGGAAGCCACGAACGTCGAGCTCGACGCCCATCAGTTCGATGTGGCGATGATCCACCTGGCCGGCCGGAGCGCCATCTTCAAGCTGGAGCAGGACGGCGTCAGCGAAGAGCACATCGCCCTGCTGCGCGAGGTGCAGCGCAACCCGGTGACGGACGAGGTCCTGCACATCGATCTGTACGAGATTCCCCGCGGCAAGCCCGTGACCGTGCCGGTCGCGGTGCATGTGGTGGGCTCCAACCATGCGGTCAAGACGGGCGAGGCCTCGGTCGCCCTGTCCCTCGACACCATCGAGATCAGCTGCCGCCCGAGCCAGCTGCCCGAGATGATCGAGGTGGACATCACCGAGCTGGGCCTGAACGACAAGATCTTCGTGGGCGACATCACGCCGCCGGTGGGCGAGTTCGTCACCGATGCGGAGATGCTGGTCCTGAACATCAAGCCGGCCGTGGTCTTCGCCGACGAGGAGGAGACCGAGGAGGGCGCCGCGGGCGCCGCCGGTGCCGAGGATGCCGCGTCCGCCGAGGGTGGCGAGGAGAAGTCCGAGGACTGATCCTGCGGGCACGCGGTCGCTGCAGACCGTCCGGGCCGGCCCCGCCGCGGGGCCGGCCTCTTTTTGCAGAGCGAGGTGAGCGGACATGACGCAGGCAGGGCCCCGGCTCGTGGTGGGGCTGGGCAATCCGGGCTCGCGGTACGCGGGCAACCGCCACAACATCGGTTTCATGGTGCTGGACGCGCTGGCGGCCCGTCGGGGCCTCGCATTCGCCCCGCTGGGCGAGGTCGGCCTGCTCGCGGTCGACGGCGACCTCCATCTGCTGAAGCCGCTGTGCTACATGAACCTGAGCGGCGAGGCGGTCGTGGCCTGGTCGGACCTCACCGGGGTGCCGGTCACGGGGCGGTCCGTGCCGGCGACGCCTGACGCTGCGTCCGACTCGATATCCGACCCGATCTCCGACCCGATGTCCGACCCGATCTCCGACCCGATCTCCGACCCGGCGTCCGACCCGATGTCCGACCCGACGTCCGGTCTGCGGCCCCTGGTCGTGTGCGACGACCTGGCCCTGCCGCTGGGCTCGGTCCGGCTGCGGGAGCGCGGCAGCAGCGGGGGGCAGAACGGTCTGGCGTCGGTCATCGCGCACCTCGGGGGGGAGGAGTTCCCCCGCCTCCGGCTGGGGGTCGCGCCCCTCGACGGACCGGTGGACCCGGCCGACTGGCCCGACTACGTGCTCGCCGATTTCGCGCCCGGGCAGGCGGCGGAGGTGGCCGAACTGGTGGACCACGCCGTGGCCGCGATCGAGGCGTGGCTCGCCGAGGGCCTCGCGGTGGCCATTTCGCGGCACAACCGCCGGATCCGGCCCCCGGCCGACTGACCGGAAATTCCTTGCCCCCGGCGGGGCCGACGGGTATATTGCCCGCTTGCCGCCCTCCGGGGCGCCCAGGGCTCGGTTTGCCCTGCACAACTCAATACCCAGCTGAAGCTGAGTATGACATCCCTACCCGGGCTGACGCGGGAAGGGCCACGAGCTGGCCCGACCTGGCGAATAGGGACCCGGGTCGTTCTGTCCGAAGGGAGGTGTTACCAGTGAAGAAGTACGAATTGATCTTCATCTTGCGGGCCGAACTGCCCGACACCGAGATGGAGTCCCGTGTTGCCCGCGTGAAGGAGATCCTGGCGGGTCACGACGGCGAGGTGACCCAGGAGAACCACTGGGGCGTGCGTCGTCTGGCCTACGAGATCGAGTACGAGAGCCGGGGGAACTACATGTTCCTGAAGTTCAAGAGCGAGGGCACGGCCGTGGCCGAGCTGGACAAGTTCCTGCGCCTGGACGATCAGGTCCTGCGCCATCTCGTCGTCGTCGACGAGGAGTGGGAAGAGCGCAACCGCGTTTCGATGGCCAAGCGCCGTCAGAACCGTCCCGAGGAGAATGCCGGCGCCGCCGAGTAGGGCGCGCCGTCCAGCCTGAGGCTTTTGAACCGCAAAGGAGAATCCGATGGCCCGCAAGAACCTTCGGATCAAGAAAAAGAAGAAGAAGAGAAGGCACGGCAAGGCGAAGGTCTGCTTCTTCACGAAGACCGGCATGGTCGCCATCGACTACAAGGACGAGGATCTGCTCCGGCGTTTCGTGACCGAGCGCGGCAAGATCGCCCCGCGTCGCAACACCGGCACCCTGCCCAAGTACCAGCGGCCCCTGGCGATGGCGATCAAGCGCGCCCGTCACCTGGCCCTGCTGCCGTTCGTGAAGGAGTACTACCGGTAGCCGAAGGCTGCCGGTAGTCCGGAGAACTTCGTGCCTGTCCTGGGCATGACCGGCCGTTGGCCGGGATTCGTGCCCGCGGCGGTGGCCTTCGCTGTCACCCTCGCGGTCACGTGGCTGATCGAGGCCGCGGCCCGCTCCGGCGAGACCGGCGGCCCGATCGGGGGCCTGGTGCTGCTCGTGCTGCTGCCGGCGCCGTTGCTGCTGGCGGTCATGTGGGGCGGGGCCGTGCTGACCGCGCGGCCGACGGCCCTGGTCGTCGCCGGGGCGGCGGCCTGGTTCGGTGCCACGGTCGCCCTGTTCGCCTTCGACGCCGTCTGGTCCCTCGGGGGCCAGGTCGCCGGGGGGGCGCTGGCCGGCTGGGCCCTGGTGCGGCGCTGGCGGCTGGACGCGGCGATCATCGTCGTGAGCCTGGCCCTGCTGCCGCCGCTGATCTGGTCGGGCGTCGAGATGTCGCCCGACGAGCAGATCGACGCCCTGAGCCGGGAGATGCTCAAGGCCGCCGAGGAGCGCATGCCCCAGGCGGCCGACGCGACCCAGCGCGAGCGGGCCCTGGCGACCGAGCGGGAGAACATCGCGCGGGTGTCCGCGGCCGCCAAGAAGATGTATCCGTTCTTCGTGGGGCTGGGGCTCCTCGGGCAGGCGATCATCATCCTGGCGGGGCTCTGGCTCCTGGCCCGGGCGGTGGGAGCCGAATCCTCGCCCTGGCGCCTGCCGCCGTTCCCGCGTTGGCGGTTGCCGTTCTACGTGGTGTGGACGGTCATCGCCGGCCTGGGACTGTTCCTGACCCGGTGGTCGCCCCTGTGCGACGCCGGCTTGAATCTCGCCCTGCTCGGAGCCCTCGTGCTCTCGATCCAGGGCATCGCGGTCCAGGTCTTCGTGACCAACCGCATGCTGTCGCCCGTGGGCCGGGTGGTCTACTGGGCGGTGATGGGGATGTTCTTCGCGCCGCTGGTCGTGGTCAGCGGGGTGGTGCTGGGCCTCGCGGACCAGTGGTGGGACATCCGGCGACTCGACGCCCCGCCGGCGTCCGAGGGCCCGCAGAACGATGCCGGCGACGACGGCGACGACGCGCCGACCGACCGGAACTGAACGGGGCGAAGCGCCTGCAGAACGCTTCGCCGAGCGCAAGGTGGTACGACCGATGGAAGTCATCCTGATGGAGAACGTGGACAACCTGGGCGAGATGGGGACGACCGTCACCGTGGCCCGGGGCTATGCCCGCAATTACCTGATCCCGAAGGGCCTGGCCGTGCTGGCCACCGACGCCCACCGCAAGCTGGTCGCCGAGCACATGAAGATCGCCGCCAAGCGCGACGATCTGCGCAAGGCCGCCGCCGAGGAGCTGGCCGCGAAGATCGGCGAGCTCGAGTGCACGATCACGGTGCAGGCCGACGAAGAGGACAAGCTCTACGGCTCGGTCACCGCCCGTGACATCGCCGAGCACCTCAAGAGCGAGCACGCGACCTTCGAGCACAAGCAGGTCGTCCTGGACGAGGCCATCAAGCAGCTGGGCGTGTACTCGGTGCCCGTGAAGCTGCACTCCGCCGTCGAGGTGATGGCCAAGGTCTGGGTCGTCAAGGGTTGAGCCGGGAACCCCGTGTTCCCGACGGACCGGAGACCGCTATGACCGCCCCGTCGACCACCTCTCCCGGACGCGATGTCCGGGGCTTCTGCATCATCATGGCCGGGGGCCGAGGCACGCGCTTCTGGCCCCTGAGCCGCACCGCCCGGCCCAAGCAGCTGCAGGCGCTGGCCGGGGAGCGCAGCCTGCTGCGCGAAACCTTCGAACGCGTGGTGCCGCTCGTGGGACCGGATCGCGTGCTCGTCGTCACCAGCGGCCCCCAGGGCGCCGCCACCCGCGCCGAACTTCCCGAACTCGCCTCCGACCGGATCATCGTCGAGCCCGTGGGACGCAACACCGCCCCGTGCGCCGTGCTGGGCATGGGGCTGGCCGGCCGCCTGGCCCCGGAGGCGCCGGTGGCGCTGCTGCCGGCCGATCACGCCATTCCCGACGCCGACACGTTCCGGACGCAGCTCGCCCGGGCCTTCGCCCTGGCGGCCGCCGACAGGACCGTGGTCACCTTCGGCATCGCGCCGGACCGGGCGGAGACGGGCTACGGCTACCTGGAGACCGCGGACGTCGCCGGCGATGTGCGCGAGGGTGTGGCGTTCGTCGAGAAGCCCGACCTCGCCACGGCCGGGGAGTACGTCCGCAGCGGCCGGCATTTCTGGAACAGCGGCATGTTCGTCTGGCACCCGGACCACTTCCGGGCCGAAGCGGAGGCCCACGTGCCCGATGTGGTGCGACGCCTCGCCCCGGCGGTCGCCGCCCAGGGAACCGAATCGTTCGCCGCGGCGTTGGAGGACGCCTACCGCGACTGCCCCGCCGACTCCATCGACTTCGCCGTGATGGAGAAGCTCGCCCGCTTCCGGGTGCTGCCGGCGGCATTCCGCTGGTCGGACCTGGGCAGCTGGGACGCCTGGGCGGCCTCGGCCGCGGCACTGGACGGAACCAACCGGGGCCGGGCCGACCTGCTGGCCATCGACGCCACCGGCAACATCGTGCGCGGGGAGCGCCGACTGGTGGCCCTGCTGGGCGTCGACGACCTGATCATCATCGACACCGACGACGCCCTGCTCGTCTGCCGCAAGGCCGACGCCCAACGCATCAAGGAAGTCATTGCTCGACTCGAAACCGAAGGCCGCGACGAACTGCTCTGAGCGAGCGGCGCGGCCCTGTCCGATCAACCCCTGAGGAGGACCGCCCATGTCCGCCGTCCGTCGTATCGTGACCGTCATCCTGTTCGGGGCCCTGGCCCTGGCCCTGGCCGCCTGCAACGAGACCGGGGGCAACCAGGCCTCCGAGTACCGCATCGAGTGGCGCCCGCTGTTCGGCGACTTCACCAACGACACCAGCGAGGTCGTCGCCCGGGTGGGGGACATCGAACTGACCCAGCGCATGATCGAGCTGTACATCGACGAACTGCCGCCGCGGCTCAAGAGCCAGTACACCGGGCCCGATGGCCAGCGGCTGGCGCTGAAGCGGATGATCGACCAGACCCTGATGGTGACGAGCGCCATGGAGATCCGGCTGTACAACGACCAGGACGTGGCCCGCCAGCTGATCAGCCAGCGCCGGAACACCCTCGACTACGCCATGCGCAACTACGGCCTGCTGCGGGGCAAGGAGCCCACCGAGGAGGAGCTGCGCAAGTACTTCGAGGACAACCGGGACAAGTATCGCCAGGCGGGCAACGTCATGACCCGCCACGTGGAGTGCCTCACCCGGGCGGACGCGGAGCTGGCCTACAAGCGCCTGATGTCCGGCGAGTACGAGAACAACTTCCTGCACGTGGTCGCCGAGATGAGCGTCAACGAGGAGACGAAGAAGGAGGGCGGCAACACGGGCTGGTTCACCAAGGGCGGCTTCATTCCCTACATCCGGGACTCGGAGGACTACGCCGACAAGGTCTTCGACCTGGAGATCGGCCTCCATCCGCCCATCCAGGTGGGCGACCGCTGGCACGTGGTGGAGGTCACCCACCGCGAGAACTCCCGGCCGCAGACCTACGCCGAGGCGCGCGAGACGGTCAGGACCGACATGATGCCGGCGTGGCAGGATGCCATCATCAAGGATTATCTTCTGGAGGCGCGGACCAAGTACGGCGTCGAGATGCTGGGCCAGTATGCGCCGGGCCAGGGGGCCACGCCGGCCGAGCTGTTCAACCGGGCGCTGGCGGTCCGGGATCCGCAGCAGAAGATCGATCTGCTGAACATGATCTACACGGACTACCCGCAGAGCGACAAGGCCGACGACGCCCTGTTCATGATGGCCAACGTGTCCCTCGACCACTGGCAGGACGTCCGCGTGGCGGAACGGTACCTGCGGATGCTGCTCGAGGAGTATCCCGACAGCGAGCTGCGGGAGGACGCGACATTCCTGCGGGAGAACCTGTACAATCCGCGCAAGCTGAATCCGCAGAGCATCGAGGACCTGAAGGAGAATTGACCCGGGGAGGTCGCACATGTTCGAGACGAAGGAGCGCAGCCGCCTGGGCGCGGCCCTGCTGACGGGATTGCTGCTGGTGGTGGCGGTCGCGGCGACGGCCGCGGCCCAGGACCAGGACGCGCCGGCCGCGACGGCGGCGCCGGCGGCCACGGTCGAGTTGTCGTTCGGCACGGGGATCGACCGCGAGACCCGTGACGTGACGGGCGCCTCGGCGCGGTTCGCCACGGCCGACTTCACCGAGGAGACGGGGCAGATCTACTGCCTGAGCCGGGTCATGAACATCGGGGCCCCGGCCGCGGTGACCCATGTCTGGTACCACGACGGCACGACCATGGCGAAGGTCGACCTGAACGTGGGCAGCGAGGACTGGCGCACCTGGTCGTCCAAGCGCATCCTCAGGGCCTGGACGGGCAACTGGGAGGTCAAGGTCCTGGACGCCAACGGCATGGTCCTTGCCTCGGCCGGGTTTGTCATCGAGTAACGGCGCCGACCCCACGGGAAGGCGCCCGACGCAGGAGGCGGTTATGGCAGGCCCGAATCGGCTGAGCCGGAGATACGTGCGCCTGGGAGCGCTGCTGGCCCTGGCGGCGGCGTGCGGCTGGATCCTGGCCGGATGCGGCGGTTCCGCGTCCGGAAGCCGGGAGCAGGCGGGCGGCCTGAACGGGTCGGACCTGGACCAGGCGCAGCGGCTGTACAGCCAGCTGAAGCGGGAGTACGCCCTCGAGCGCGACCGCAAGTCCCTCGATCTCGCGGGGACCCTCCTCGACTACTACCCGAACTTCTCCCGCAACGACGAGGTGCTGCAGCTGG contains the following coding sequences:
- the spoVG gene encoding septation regulator SpoVG → MDISEIRITLRDDNKLKGFASITLDNAFVIRGLKVIEGASGLFIAMPSRKRKDGTFQDIAHPINMATREWMENQVIAAYRQELQRVENGEIPPPSRHAHYDDDDGDAMMEERF
- a CDS encoding ribose-phosphate pyrophosphokinase encodes the protein MSNNLVVISGTAHPEIGRRIAENLGISPLNIEATRFSDGEISIKLLENIRGTDAFIVQPTMPPAENIIELLLLIDAVKRASCRRVTAVIPYFGYARQDRKDQPRVPIAAKVMADLISTAGADRVLTIDLHAPQIQGFFNIPLDHIYSAPVLLSHFKDKPRENLAVVAPDVGSIKMARSFAKRLDAGLAIIDKRRPRPNEAVVMNFIGDVEGKDVVIFDDMIDTAGTLTDAARVCYEVHGALSVTAVCTHPILSGRALERLNESPIREVVVTNTIPFDRQEQCEKIKVLDIAPLLAEAIERIHLEKTVSALFV
- a CDS encoding 50S ribosomal protein L25 — encoded protein: MSLVNLNIFPRTTTGKNANRRTRAAGRVPAIVYGHEREATNVELDAHQFDVAMIHLAGRSAIFKLEQDGVSEEHIALLREVQRNPVTDEVLHIDLYEIPRGKPVTVPVAVHVVGSNHAVKTGEASVALSLDTIEISCRPSQLPEMIEVDITELGLNDKIFVGDITPPVGEFVTDAEMLVLNIKPAVVFADEEETEEGAAGAAGAEDAASAEGGEEKSED
- a CDS encoding peptidyl-tRNA hydrolase; translation: MTQAGPRLVVGLGNPGSRYAGNRHNIGFMVLDALAARRGLAFAPLGEVGLLAVDGDLHLLKPLCYMNLSGEAVVAWSDLTGVPVTGRSVPATPDAASDSISDPISDPMSDPISDPISDPASDPMSDPTSGLRPLVVCDDLALPLGSVRLRERGSSGGQNGLASVIAHLGGEEFPRLRLGVAPLDGPVDPADWPDYVLADFAPGQAAEVAELVDHAVAAIEAWLAEGLAVAISRHNRRIRPPAD
- the rpsF gene encoding 30S ribosomal protein S6 encodes the protein MKKYELIFILRAELPDTEMESRVARVKEILAGHDGEVTQENHWGVRRLAYEIEYESRGNYMFLKFKSEGTAVAELDKFLRLDDQVLRHLVVVDEEWEERNRVSMAKRRQNRPEENAGAAE
- a CDS encoding 30S ribosomal protein S18, which produces MARKNLRIKKKKKKRRHGKAKVCFFTKTGMVAIDYKDEDLLRRFVTERGKIAPRRNTGTLPKYQRPLAMAIKRARHLALLPFVKEYYR
- a CDS encoding DUF2232 domain-containing protein encodes the protein MPVLGMTGRWPGFVPAAVAFAVTLAVTWLIEAAARSGETGGPIGGLVLLVLLPAPLLLAVMWGGAVLTARPTALVVAGAAAWFGATVALFAFDAVWSLGGQVAGGALAGWALVRRWRLDAAIIVVSLALLPPLIWSGVEMSPDEQIDALSREMLKAAEERMPQAADATQRERALATERENIARVSAAAKKMYPFFVGLGLLGQAIIILAGLWLLARAVGAESSPWRLPPFPRWRLPFYVVWTVIAGLGLFLTRWSPLCDAGLNLALLGALVLSIQGIAVQVFVTNRMLSPVGRVVYWAVMGMFFAPLVVVSGVVLGLADQWWDIRRLDAPPASEGPQNDAGDDGDDAPTDRN
- the rplI gene encoding 50S ribosomal protein L9, producing MEVILMENVDNLGEMGTTVTVARGYARNYLIPKGLAVLATDAHRKLVAEHMKIAAKRDDLRKAAAEELAAKIGELECTITVQADEEDKLYGSVTARDIAEHLKSEHATFEHKQVVLDEAIKQLGVYSVPVKLHSAVEVMAKVWVVKG
- a CDS encoding mannose-1-phosphate guanylyltransferase, which encodes MTAPSTTSPGRDVRGFCIIMAGGRGTRFWPLSRTARPKQLQALAGERSLLRETFERVVPLVGPDRVLVVTSGPQGAATRAELPELASDRIIVEPVGRNTAPCAVLGMGLAGRLAPEAPVALLPADHAIPDADTFRTQLARAFALAAADRTVVTFGIAPDRAETGYGYLETADVAGDVREGVAFVEKPDLATAGEYVRSGRHFWNSGMFVWHPDHFRAEAEAHVPDVVRRLAPAVAAQGTESFAAALEDAYRDCPADSIDFAVMEKLARFRVLPAAFRWSDLGSWDAWAASAAALDGTNRGRADLLAIDATGNIVRGERRLVALLGVDDLIIIDTDDALLVCRKADAQRIKEVIARLETEGRDELL
- a CDS encoding peptidyl-prolyl cis-trans isomerase; amino-acid sequence: MSAVRRIVTVILFGALALALAACNETGGNQASEYRIEWRPLFGDFTNDTSEVVARVGDIELTQRMIELYIDELPPRLKSQYTGPDGQRLALKRMIDQTLMVTSAMEIRLYNDQDVARQLISQRRNTLDYAMRNYGLLRGKEPTEEELRKYFEDNRDKYRQAGNVMTRHVECLTRADAELAYKRLMSGEYENNFLHVVAEMSVNEETKKEGGNTGWFTKGGFIPYIRDSEDYADKVFDLEIGLHPPIQVGDRWHVVEVTHRENSRPQTYAEARETVRTDMMPAWQDAIIKDYLLEARTKYGVEMLGQYAPGQGATPAELFNRALAVRDPQQKIDLLNMIYTDYPQSDKADDALFMMANVSLDHWQDVRVAERYLRMLLEEYPDSELREDATFLRENLYNPRKLNPQSIEDLKEN
- a CDS encoding DUF2914 domain-containing protein encodes the protein MFETKERSRLGAALLTGLLLVVAVAATAAAQDQDAPAATAAPAATVELSFGTGIDRETRDVTGASARFATADFTEETGQIYCLSRVMNIGAPAAVTHVWYHDGTTMAKVDLNVGSEDWRTWSSKRILRAWTGNWEVKVLDANGMVLASAGFVIE